From Rhizobium sp. NZLR1, a single genomic window includes:
- a CDS encoding endo-1,4-beta-xylanase: MNRRRFLASVPLALLYANAGHVLAQVPSAGGLRALADGKAFRFGSAIDLQNISDPIASEIYINNVNSITPRNELKWNATEKRPGVFSFRNADRMVAFAQKNNMRVYGHTLIWYRVPEWVSDITDAKAIQATMNRHIKQVVTRYKNSIDAWDVVNEPLEYDAPDLRDCVFRRLLGDDYIRMSFDMAHEANPGAMLVLNETHLEKKSDVFEQKRARILRIVEDLVARKSPINAVGLQAHFRPGLDRIDPEGMGRFCAALKDMGVGVFITELDASCQFLNRDKGFSPTSYADIFGDVITVAAERGDLKGVTVWGMSEKYGERIENEAAPDAACAKRVNLYDDNNAPRSAVNGIRRAIEAM; encoded by the coding sequence ATGAATAGAAGACGTTTCCTCGCCTCGGTTCCGCTCGCCCTGTTGTATGCCAATGCGGGCCACGTCCTGGCACAGGTGCCTTCAGCGGGAGGGCTGCGCGCCCTTGCCGACGGCAAGGCGTTCCGATTCGGATCGGCAATCGACCTGCAAAATATCAGCGATCCAATTGCTTCCGAGATATACATCAATAACGTCAATTCAATAACGCCGCGAAACGAACTGAAGTGGAATGCGACGGAAAAGAGGCCCGGTGTTTTCAGTTTCAGGAATGCGGACCGGATGGTTGCATTTGCGCAAAAAAACAACATGAGGGTTTATGGCCATACGCTGATCTGGTATCGCGTCCCGGAGTGGGTGTCGGACATCACCGACGCGAAGGCGATTCAGGCGACGATGAACCGTCACATAAAACAGGTTGTCACTCGCTATAAGAACTCAATCGACGCTTGGGATGTGGTGAACGAGCCGTTGGAATATGATGCGCCGGATCTGCGAGATTGTGTTTTCCGACGCCTTCTTGGCGACGACTATATCCGTATGAGCTTCGATATGGCACATGAGGCAAATCCCGGCGCAATGCTGGTGCTGAACGAAACGCATCTGGAGAAAAAATCCGACGTGTTCGAACAGAAGCGCGCGCGTATCCTGAGAATCGTTGAGGATCTCGTCGCCCGGAAATCGCCGATCAATGCGGTGGGGCTGCAGGCGCATTTCCGTCCCGGCCTCGACCGGATCGATCCGGAAGGAATGGGGCGCTTCTGCGCGGCGCTGAAGGACATGGGTGTCGGCGTGTTCATCACCGAGCTTGATGCCTCCTGCCAGTTCCTGAACCGCGACAAAGGCTTTTCGCCGACGTCATACGCGGATATTTTCGGTGATGTGATCACTGTGGCGGCCGAGCGTGGCGACTTGAAAGGCGTGACAGTATGGGGCATGTCGGAAAAATACGGCGAGCGCATTGAGAACGAAGCCGCTCCCGACGCAGCCTGCGCAAAGCGCGTTAATCTTTATGACGACAACAATGCGCCGAGAAGTGCGGTTAATGGCATCAGGCGGGCAATAGAGGCGATGTGA
- a CDS encoding glycosyltransferase, with amino-acid sequence MRKAVIYVEKFLPASQAFVLNQAVAFRSFEAEILAGTRIPSAHTKKSTIPVHDIRRSPVARAGELLLKIPQIGLPFLFPAIGQADLVHAHFGKNGYVIGPLARAAGKPLVTTFHGFDATYGGDPKKPGGFNQVRFFAKGRSEMAGWNSWNIAVSDFIRDRLLALGFRADRVYRHHIGIDLDLFKMEPRPRKKGLVVSIARFVDYKGHRFMIDALARVAAAGTPVEFVMVGQGPLKEEIEALARRSLPSVTIHENLSQTEIRDLLASAELYLHGSVTLDNGHAEAFGLANLEAEAVGTPVVAFRSGGVGEAIEEGKTGYLVEERDVAGMAEAVGRLLNDQALWTAFSARAPLLVAERFDLRRQTGMLEDYYSSVLDEFSSRGRT; translated from the coding sequence ATGAGAAAAGCCGTTATTTACGTGGAAAAATTTTTGCCTGCCAGCCAGGCATTTGTTCTCAATCAGGCGGTAGCATTTCGTTCTTTCGAAGCTGAAATTCTTGCCGGCACGCGAATTCCGTCCGCCCACACCAAAAAATCCACTATCCCGGTTCATGACATCCGTCGGTCTCCCGTTGCGCGGGCCGGCGAACTGCTTCTGAAAATTCCGCAGATCGGCCTTCCCTTTCTCTTTCCGGCGATCGGCCAGGCCGATCTCGTTCACGCCCATTTCGGCAAGAACGGTTATGTCATCGGCCCCCTGGCGCGCGCCGCCGGCAAGCCGCTGGTCACGACATTCCACGGGTTCGACGCCACCTATGGCGGTGACCCGAAAAAGCCGGGCGGCTTCAATCAGGTGCGCTTTTTTGCCAAGGGCCGGAGCGAGATGGCTGGCTGGAACAGCTGGAATATCGCCGTTTCCGATTTCATCCGCGATCGGCTGCTGGCGCTCGGCTTTCGCGCCGACCGCGTCTATCGCCATCATATCGGCATCGATCTCGATCTGTTCAAAATGGAGCCACGTCCACGAAAAAAAGGGCTGGTGGTTTCCATTGCCCGCTTCGTCGACTATAAGGGCCACCGCTTCATGATCGACGCGCTGGCACGCGTGGCGGCCGCCGGCACTCCGGTCGAATTCGTCATGGTCGGCCAGGGTCCTTTGAAGGAGGAAATCGAAGCACTGGCGCGTCGTTCCTTGCCAAGCGTCACGATCCATGAAAATCTGTCGCAGACTGAGATAAGGGATCTGCTCGCCAGTGCGGAGCTTTATCTCCATGGAAGCGTGACCCTCGATAATGGTCACGCTGAAGCTTTCGGCCTGGCCAATCTCGAGGCCGAAGCCGTGGGAACTCCGGTCGTCGCATTTCGCTCGGGAGGCGTGGGCGAAGCGATCGAAGAGGGGAAAACTGGTTATCTCGTGGAGGAGCGGGATGTCGCAGGAATGGCCGAAGCAGTCGGAAGGCTGCTCAATGACCAGGCCCTGTGGACAGCCTTTAGCGCGCGGGCACCGCTTCTGGTGGCCGAGCGCTTTGACTTACGTCGTCAGACGGGGATGCTCGAGGACTATTACAGTTCCGTGCTAGACGAATTTTCCAGCCGGGGTCGGACTTGA
- a CDS encoding acyltransferase: MVQTGKKPKWGLNVFRPLRNGIVKAKWLYYTKFWGMDIDPTASFSLSVRFDKTNPKGLHIGAETYVAFEAAILTHDLTRGLYLHTRIGRRCFIGARSIILPGVEIGDECVIGSGSVVTKSVPPRSLVAGNPAKIIRSDIEIISRYGRMAREDETVSIVKHLPTGEAR, from the coding sequence ATGGTGCAGACAGGAAAAAAGCCGAAGTGGGGACTGAACGTATTTCGGCCGCTGCGGAACGGAATTGTGAAGGCCAAATGGCTCTACTATACGAAGTTCTGGGGAATGGACATCGATCCGACGGCCAGCTTTTCCCTGAGCGTGCGGTTCGACAAGACCAATCCGAAGGGATTGCATATCGGCGCGGAAACCTATGTCGCCTTTGAGGCGGCGATCCTGACCCACGACCTCACGCGCGGGCTCTATCTTCACACGAGAATCGGCAGACGCTGCTTCATCGGCGCCCGCAGCATCATTTTGCCCGGTGTTGAAATCGGCGACGAATGCGTCATCGGCTCGGGCTCGGTGGTGACCAAGAGTGTTCCACCGCGCTCGCTGGTCGCGGGCAATCCGGCAAAGATAATCCGCAGCGATATCGAGATCATTTCGCGTTACGGGCGCATGGCACGCGAAGACGAGACGGTCTCGATCGTCAAGCACTTGCCGACTGGAGAAGCACGATGA
- the pssM gene encoding exopolysaccharide glucosyl ketal-pyruvate-transferase, with amino-acid sequence MKMFAYRGKHENFGDELNHWLWERLLPGFFDDDEGQLFLGIGSILYDNFDPNMQKIVFGSGYGGYTNPPKVDRNWTFYFVRGKKTAEILGIDSSYAIGDSGILTRSCWDAKSIEKRYPVSFMPHYESAMYGSWDKVCDLAGIHYIDPRWSVEKVLTEISASHKVVSEAMHGCIISDALRVPWRAIRPIAPGNRAKWYDWASALDLEIDFDPIGPSNLVEAGASLVRKNTYLLKNVTFRHRRIRQLTGNYVFGSTVKTLQRVAEKPGQLSTDESIVRAHERMLVELNRLKQDFSKKAASAL; translated from the coding sequence ATGAAGATGTTTGCCTACCGCGGGAAACACGAGAATTTCGGCGATGAACTCAACCATTGGCTCTGGGAGCGTCTGCTACCCGGCTTCTTCGACGATGACGAAGGCCAGCTCTTTCTCGGCATCGGTTCGATCCTCTACGACAATTTCGATCCGAACATGCAGAAGATTGTCTTCGGCTCGGGTTATGGCGGCTACACCAACCCGCCGAAAGTCGATCGCAACTGGACATTCTATTTCGTCCGCGGAAAGAAGACCGCCGAGATTCTCGGCATCGATTCGAGCTACGCCATCGGCGATTCGGGCATCCTCACGCGGAGCTGCTGGGATGCAAAAAGCATCGAGAAGCGTTATCCCGTCTCGTTCATGCCGCATTATGAAAGCGCCATGTACGGCAGCTGGGATAAGGTTTGCGATCTCGCCGGTATCCACTATATCGATCCGCGCTGGTCGGTGGAAAAAGTTCTGACCGAAATCAGCGCATCACATAAAGTCGTCTCGGAAGCGATGCATGGCTGCATTATATCAGACGCGCTTCGCGTTCCTTGGCGGGCGATTCGCCCGATCGCTCCAGGGAACAGAGCCAAGTGGTACGACTGGGCGAGTGCACTTGATCTGGAGATCGATTTCGACCCGATCGGCCCGTCGAACCTCGTCGAAGCCGGAGCCTCGCTGGTTCGGAAAAATACCTACCTATTGAAGAACGTAACATTCCGTCACCGCCGGATCCGCCAGCTGACCGGAAATTATGTCTTCGGATCGACCGTCAAGACATTGCAGCGAGTGGCAGAGAAGCCGGGCCAGCTCAGCACAGACGAGTCTATTGTAAGAGCACACGAGAGAATGCTGGTCGAGCTGAACCGGCTGAAGCAAGATTTTTCCAAGAAAGCGGCAAGCGCCCTTTAA
- a CDS encoding lipopolysaccharide biosynthesis protein, translating to MSSVTDRLIQGSMWLSLSRAIVNGLSALSTFVLAWYLVPADFGLVAIATTIQVILSSVTELSLNQALIRHESPSETHFSAVWTLSVTRSAILALLFAAASYPIAEFYNEPRLTSVMLALSFSLLLSGLANPRRVMLQRDLIFWQEFVLNVSQKLVGFVVTVAIAAIYQSYWALVIGTLAYQVTNIIVSYTVLPFWPRITFRHARELFSFSVWLTAGQIVNTLNWRIEYLLIGKMLGATQLGHYTVGNTLSTLPTREATAPLNQTIYPGFSKVRNDPVRLVAAYQRAQALLAAVALPAGIGMAVVADPMMRLALGEKWAPAIFIVQALASVFALQTLGSLVQPLGMAKGHTKMLFIRDTQMLVVRIPIIIAGLMMAGLPGVVYARVLTGLISTVVNMLLVKRLINLPFFQQLAANFRALASVALMAAGIWGLSHFMSAPVDKLALALHLAILVITGGILYVGSSFVLWLAMNKPNGPETEVQRIFAKFLSKAKRIAVPKSA from the coding sequence ATGAGCAGTGTGACCGACCGACTGATCCAGGGCAGCATGTGGCTGAGCCTGTCCCGCGCCATCGTCAACGGGCTTTCGGCACTCAGCACCTTTGTCCTCGCCTGGTATCTCGTACCGGCTGACTTTGGTCTCGTCGCTATTGCAACGACGATTCAAGTCATCTTGAGTTCGGTCACTGAGCTTTCGCTCAATCAGGCGCTCATCCGCCACGAGTCTCCGAGCGAAACCCATTTCAGCGCGGTTTGGACACTGAGCGTGACAAGAAGCGCCATATTGGCGCTGCTCTTTGCCGCCGCGTCTTATCCGATCGCCGAGTTTTATAATGAACCTCGTTTGACGAGCGTGATGCTTGCCTTGAGTTTCAGCCTGCTCCTGAGCGGCCTCGCCAACCCACGCCGCGTCATGCTCCAGCGCGATCTGATCTTCTGGCAGGAGTTCGTGCTGAACGTCTCGCAAAAGCTGGTCGGTTTCGTCGTGACGGTGGCAATTGCCGCCATCTACCAGAGCTATTGGGCTCTCGTCATCGGCACCCTTGCCTATCAGGTGACCAATATCATCGTGTCCTACACCGTCTTGCCGTTCTGGCCGCGCATAACCTTCCGCCATGCCCGCGAATTGTTTTCCTTCTCGGTCTGGCTGACGGCCGGACAGATCGTCAACACGCTGAACTGGCGCATCGAGTATCTGCTGATCGGTAAGATGCTGGGCGCCACACAGCTTGGTCACTATACGGTCGGCAACACTCTTTCGACGCTGCCGACGCGCGAGGCTACCGCGCCGTTGAACCAGACGATTTATCCGGGCTTTTCGAAGGTCCGGAACGACCCGGTCCGGCTTGTCGCAGCCTATCAGCGCGCACAGGCCCTGTTGGCTGCGGTGGCGCTTCCGGCCGGAATCGGCATGGCTGTTGTGGCTGACCCGATGATGCGGCTTGCCTTGGGAGAGAAGTGGGCTCCTGCGATCTTCATCGTGCAGGCACTTGCATCGGTCTTCGCCCTGCAGACCCTTGGCTCGCTCGTCCAGCCGCTGGGCATGGCGAAGGGCCATACCAAGATGCTGTTTATCCGCGACACGCAAATGCTGGTGGTTCGCATTCCCATCATCATCGCCGGTCTCATGATGGCCGGGCTTCCGGGCGTCGTTTATGCGCGCGTGCTGACGGGTCTGATTTCCACCGTTGTCAACATGCTTCTCGTCAAGCGCTTAATCAATCTGCCGTTCTTCCAGCAGCTCGCGGCAAACTTCCGCGCGCTTGCCAGCGTCGCCCTGATGGCCGCCGGCATCTGGGGATTGTCGCATTTCATGAGCGCTCCCGTCGACAAGCTGGCCTTGGCCCTTCACCTGGCCATTCTGGTCATCACGGGCGGTATTCTCTATGTCGGTTCCAGCTTTGTCCTGTGGCTCGCAATGAACAAGCCAAATGGCCCGGAAACCGAAGTTCAGCGTATCTTTGCCAAGTTCCTGTCAAAAGCCAAACGTATTGCCGTTCCCAAGTCGGCTTAA
- a CDS encoding polysaccharide pyruvyl transferase family protein yields the protein MTSLSRSELIAKLNGMIHDCLKDYVSRDEPLAILDFPDIRNCGDSAIWLGEMAYLKDRFGKRPDYVSRLYDFSAEELKRRVPTGPIFIHGGGNFGDIWVAHQDFREAIMERFPDRQIIQFPQSIHYSSPERIEQSKRAIGRHKNFVLLVRDEESKEFSEKHFDCTVRLCPDMAFAIGPLPDRATQIPVLAMLREDAERVGGTDRNIPSEIPVEDWITESKRKVDIAKKLGVASAYLALKPSEVALRRLDAAAHNRFERGISQISRARAIVTDRLHVHICSLLLGRPHAVLDNSYGKIRRFMNAFSGGTDLSYKATSLDDGIEWARHQAAMDHAGRKEAMSLRA from the coding sequence ATGACCAGCCTATCCAGATCTGAGCTGATCGCAAAACTCAATGGCATGATCCATGATTGCCTGAAGGACTATGTCTCGCGCGACGAACCGCTCGCGATTCTCGACTTCCCCGACATCCGCAATTGCGGCGACTCGGCGATCTGGCTGGGTGAGATGGCCTATCTCAAGGATCGCTTCGGCAAGCGCCCGGACTATGTTTCCAGGCTGTACGATTTCTCAGCCGAAGAGCTGAAACGGCGAGTTCCCACAGGCCCGATCTTCATTCACGGCGGCGGCAATTTCGGCGATATCTGGGTTGCCCACCAGGATTTCCGCGAAGCGATCATGGAGCGTTTCCCCGATCGGCAGATCATCCAGTTCCCGCAGTCGATCCACTATAGTTCGCCTGAGCGCATCGAGCAGTCCAAACGGGCAATCGGTCGCCACAAGAATTTCGTGCTGCTCGTGCGAGACGAAGAATCGAAGGAATTTTCCGAAAAACACTTCGACTGCACCGTACGGCTATGCCCGGATATGGCCTTTGCCATCGGCCCACTTCCGGACAGGGCCACCCAGATTCCCGTTCTCGCCATGTTGAGAGAGGACGCAGAACGGGTCGGCGGCACCGATCGCAACATTCCTTCCGAAATTCCTGTGGAAGACTGGATCACGGAGTCGAAACGGAAGGTAGATATCGCCAAGAAGCTGGGGGTGGCGTCGGCCTATCTCGCATTGAAGCCAAGCGAAGTTGCATTGCGGAGGCTGGACGCCGCAGCGCACAACCGTTTCGAGCGCGGCATCAGTCAGATCTCGCGTGCTCGCGCAATCGTCACCGATCGTCTGCACGTCCATATTTGCTCGTTGCTGCTCGGCCGCCCACACGCCGTGCTGGACAACAGCTACGGAAAAATTCGCCGCTTCATGAATGCTTTCTCCGGCGGAACGGATCTTTCATACAAGGCAACCTCGCTCGACGACGGGATCGAATGGGCGCGTCACCAGGCGGCGATGGACCATGCCGGTCGAAAAGAAGCCATGAGCTTGCGGGCGTAG
- a CDS encoding galactosyl transferase has translation MPLVTFIIPVRHQDNARDWSRLKANLTQTVASISNQTNGDWRGIIVANEGADLPDLPEKFSALRVTFPPNDLHELGKGSKEDFLDAFRADKGRRVLSGMLNAADSRFFMIVDDDDFVSSRIVQHASENRDANGWTIDHGYIWDDGGNFLFGHDDFSHLCGTSLIVRADLYDLPNRFEDASLDWIKSMLGSHVRIAKILAQRGAPLAKLPFRGAVYRVAHGGSHSQAPSLLRQYFLNRGVLTKPRRWLRNLRKLRVLGETHRREFFGKTRSNPA, from the coding sequence ATGCCACTCGTCACCTTCATTATACCGGTCCGGCATCAGGACAATGCCCGCGATTGGAGCAGGCTGAAGGCAAATCTCACCCAGACCGTGGCCTCCATTTCCAACCAGACCAATGGGGACTGGCGCGGAATCATCGTGGCGAACGAAGGGGCCGATCTGCCTGATCTGCCGGAAAAATTTTCCGCCTTGCGCGTGACTTTTCCGCCAAACGACCTGCATGAGCTTGGAAAAGGCAGCAAGGAAGACTTCCTCGATGCCTTCCGGGCTGACAAAGGCCGGCGTGTTTTGAGCGGCATGTTGAACGCCGCCGACAGCCGCTTCTTCATGATTGTCGACGATGACGATTTCGTCAGTTCTCGAATCGTGCAACATGCATCCGAAAATCGGGACGCCAACGGGTGGACGATCGACCATGGTTACATATGGGACGATGGCGGCAATTTCCTGTTCGGCCATGATGACTTCAGCCATCTCTGCGGCACATCCTTGATCGTTCGTGCCGATCTCTACGATCTGCCGAACCGATTTGAGGATGCTTCGCTTGACTGGATCAAGTCGATGCTTGGTAGCCATGTCCGTATCGCGAAAATTCTGGCGCAACGCGGAGCGCCGCTTGCGAAACTTCCCTTTCGCGGGGCGGTCTATCGGGTTGCCCATGGCGGATCGCACAGTCAGGCACCAAGCCTGCTGCGACAGTATTTCCTGAACCGCGGCGTGCTCACCAAACCGCGGCGCTGGTTGCGTAATCTTCGTAAGCTGAGGGTGCTCGGCGAAACTCATAGGCGCGAATTCTTCGGCAAGACGCGGTCGAATCCAGCCTAA